In the genome of Angustibacter luteus, one region contains:
- a CDS encoding heat shock protein transcriptional repressor HspR yields MSDSASWQGRVELDLDDETPVFVISVAAQMAGMHPQTLRQYDRLGLVSPDRTRGRGRRYSARDVSLLRQVQRLSQDEGVSLAGIKQILELEHQVAALRARVVELSNELAAVQDATGLGRRVFAAGPAGDVVSMRAGRRPDRSAFGLTSALVVWRPQG; encoded by the coding sequence ATGAGCGACAGCGCCAGCTGGCAGGGCCGGGTCGAGCTCGACCTGGACGACGAGACCCCGGTCTTCGTCATCTCGGTCGCGGCGCAGATGGCCGGCATGCACCCGCAGACGTTGCGGCAGTACGACCGGCTGGGCCTCGTCTCGCCGGACCGCACGCGCGGGCGCGGCCGGCGCTACTCGGCGCGCGACGTCTCGCTGCTCCGCCAGGTGCAGCGGCTGTCCCAGGACGAGGGCGTCAGCCTCGCCGGGATCAAGCAGATCCTCGAGCTCGAGCACCAGGTCGCCGCGCTGCGCGCCCGGGTCGTCGAGCTCAGCAACGAGCTCGCCGCCGTGCAGGACGCGACCGGGCTCGGTCGTCGGGTGTTCGCCGCCGGCCCCGCCGGTGACGTGGTCTCGATGCGCGCCGGGCGCCGTCCGGACCGGTCCGCCTTCGGGC
- a CDS encoding DnaJ C-terminal domain-containing protein, translating into MAGQDWFEKDFYATLGVPKDADAAAIKKAYRKLARQHHPDANEGDDTRFKEIGEAYSVLSDIEQRQQYDAIRSMSHGGARFAPGGQGGAGFEDLFGGLFGGAGAPGGGGQRAQFDSTGGIDLEDLLRGMGGAPGAGGGRGGRFSGFGTRGPRRGADVNATTTLPFREAVVGSTVTLRTPEGRTVTARIPAGVKDGQKIRLRGKGSDGDPGAAAGDLMIQVAVTPDPVFGRQGDDLTVTVPVTFAEAALGAQVDVPTLDAEGDVTTVRVKVPAGTPSGRTLRVKGRGVKHAKGFGDLRVTVQVAVPQRLTDDAREAVEAYAKATGGEDPRADLMARARSPRTGG; encoded by the coding sequence ATGGCCGGACAGGACTGGTTCGAGAAGGACTTCTACGCCACGCTCGGTGTCCCCAAGGACGCGGACGCGGCGGCGATCAAGAAGGCGTACCGCAAGCTGGCGCGCCAGCACCACCCGGACGCCAACGAGGGCGACGACACCCGGTTCAAGGAGATCGGCGAGGCCTACTCGGTGCTCTCCGACATTGAGCAGCGCCAGCAGTACGACGCGATCCGGTCGATGTCGCACGGCGGCGCGCGATTCGCGCCGGGCGGTCAGGGCGGGGCCGGCTTCGAGGACCTCTTCGGCGGTCTGTTCGGTGGTGCGGGAGCTCCCGGGGGCGGTGGCCAGCGCGCGCAGTTCGACAGCACGGGCGGCATCGATCTCGAGGACCTGCTGCGCGGCATGGGTGGCGCCCCGGGTGCCGGTGGTGGGCGCGGTGGCCGGTTCAGCGGTTTCGGCACCCGCGGCCCGCGTCGCGGCGCCGACGTGAACGCGACCACCACCCTGCCGTTCCGCGAGGCAGTGGTCGGCTCGACCGTCACCCTGCGCACGCCGGAGGGTCGCACGGTGACCGCGCGGATCCCGGCCGGCGTCAAGGACGGGCAGAAGATCCGCCTGCGCGGCAAGGGATCCGACGGCGACCCGGGTGCGGCGGCAGGTGACCTGATGATCCAGGTCGCTGTCACGCCGGACCCGGTCTTCGGCCGGCAGGGCGATGACCTCACCGTCACGGTGCCGGTCACGTTCGCCGAGGCCGCGCTGGGCGCGCAGGTCGACGTCCCGACGCTGGACGCCGAGGGCGACGTCACCACCGTTCGGGTCAAGGTGCCGGCCGGCACGCCGTCCGGTCGCACGCTGCGGGTCAAGGGCCGGGGCGTCAAGCACGCCAAGGGTTTCGGCGACCTGCGCGTCACCGTGCAGGTGGCGGTGCCGCAGCGGCTCACCGACGACGCGCGCGAGGCCGTCGAGGCGTACGCGAAGGCCACCGGCGGCGAGGACCCGCGCGCCGACCTGATGGCCCGGGCGCGCTCACCGCGGACCGGCGGCTGA